From the Candidatus Hydrogenedens sp. genome, the window CATGCAGATGTATATTGACCTTGTAGAAGAATTAAAAGCAAAAGACAAGAAATAGTATCGGGTTTGTAAAATGCAAACCGCTTCTGGTGTTCAGAAGCGGTTTGCTATTTATGATATTAACAAGTTAACTGTATAAATTTACTTTTTGCGTGAGGATTTCTTTTCTTTGCCTTTCTTAGCGGGTTTGGCTGATTTTGCAGACTTGTTTCGAGGGGTTTCTATTTCAGCCTGTGCTGCGGCAAACCTTGCAATAGGGACACGGTAAGGACTGCAACTTACATAATTTAAGCCAACACGATGACAGAATTTCACGGATGAAGGTTCGCCACCATGTTCACCGCATATACCACATTTCAAGTCGGGACGAGTGGCTCTTCCTTTTTCTACAGCCATTTGAATAAGTTGTCCAATTCCTTCCTGGTCTAAAACTTCAAATGGGTCGGAAGGAAGGATTTTGTTTTCTAAGTAAACAGGCAAGAAGCTGCCGATATCATCACGAGAGAAGCCAAAGCCCATCTGGGTAAGGTCGTTCGTTCCGAAGCTAAAGAATTCTGCAGTTTCTGCAATCTTATCCGCGGTTAAGGCGGCTCGAGGAACTTCAATCATGGTACCAACCATATAGGTAATTTTTACACCCATTTCTTTCATGACATCTTTGGCTACTTTATGAATGATTTCAACTTGATTATCTAATTCTCGTTTTGAGCCAACGAGCGGGACCATAATTTCGGGCAACACCTTCATTTTTTGTTTAATCAAGGTTCCTGCGGCTTCAAGGATAGCACGGGCTTGCATTTCAGTAATTTCGGGATAGGTAATACCTAAACGGCAACCGCGATGTCCTAACATGGGGTTCATTTCGTGTAGTTTTTCAACACGTGCTTTGATTTCTTCAACAGTTACATTACAAACCTTTGCCAGATTTTGAAGTTCTTCAGGGTCTTCCAGGAGGCTACCGACAAACTCATGTAATGGCGGGTCGAGCAAACGAACCGTTACTGGTCTGCCGTTCATGGCTTTGAAAATACCGATGAAATCTTCTTTCTGGAAAGGTAAAAGTTTCATAACGGCGGAACGGCGTTCTTCTTGATTCTTAGCGAGAATCATTTCACGCATGTGTATAATTCGTTCTGGCTGGAAGAACATGTGTTCGGTGCGTGCCAGACCGATACCTTCTGCACCAAATTCTACGGCTTTGGCGGCATCATCGGGGCGTTCTGCATTGGTGCGAACTTTCAATACACGAATTTCATCAGCCCATTTCATAATAGAAGCGAACCATTTATTCTTTTCGGGTTGAGCTGGGATAACCTTGAGTGCGCCCTTGTAAACCTTTCCAAGGCTACCGTTCATGGAAATCCAGTCTCCTTCTTTCAGAACTTCTCCAGCAACATGGATTTCTTTTTTCTCAAGGTCAATATGTAAACTACCACAACCTACGATACAGCATTTTCCCCAACCACGAGCAACCAATGCGGCGTGAGAGGTCATGCCGCCTCTTGCGGTAAGGATAGCTTCTGCTGCGTGCATGCCATGGACATCTTCGGGAGAGGTTTCTTCACGGACAAGGATAACTTTTTCGCCTTTCTTTGCCCATGCTTCTGCATCATCTGCAGTCAATACGATTTTTCCTACGGCGCCACCGGGTCCTGCAGGTAATCCTTTAGCAATAACTTTTGCTTTTTGTTCTTCTGCGGGGTCAAGCATTGGATGCAAGAATTCGTCGAGTTGTGAGGGTTTTACACGCATAATGGCTGTTTTCTTATCAATCAATTTTTCATTTGCCATATCCACAGCAATCCGAACGGCTGCCATACCGGTACGTTTTCCGGTCCGTGTTTGCAACATAAAGAGTTTACCTTCTTCAATAGTAAACTCTATATCTTGCATATCTGTAAAATGCTTTTCTAACTTATTGCGAATACCTACTAACTCTTTATATGTTTTGGGCATTAGTTTTTCTAATGAAGGAAGATGTTGATTTTCCTGACTTTTTGTGGCTTCGTTTAATGGATAAGGTGTGCGAATACCTGCAACGACATCTTCGCCTTGTGCATTGACAAGCCATTCACCATAGAATTTATTTTCACCTGTAGCCGGATTTCGAGTGAAAGCAACGCCTGTTGCAGAGGTTTCACCTAAATTACCAAAGACCATCGATTGCACATTTACGGCTGTTCCCCAATCATCGGGAATTTTCTCGATACGACGATAAGCAATAGCCCGTTTGCCGTTCCATGATTGGAATACTGCTTTAATAGCACCCCATAATTGCTCATGGGGGTCATCCGGGAATTCTTTCTTTAATGTATCTTTAACGATTTGCTTGAATTTTTCGCTTAATTCTTTTAGGTCTTCTGCGGTAAGTTCGGTATCCAGTTTTACTCCCTTTTGCTTTTTTAATTCGTCCATTGCCGCTTCCATTTGTTTACGGACGGCCATCTCTTCTTTTTCGGGTTCAATACCTGCAGCTTTTTCCATAACGACATCGGCATACATCATAATAAGACGGCGATAAGAGTCGTATACGAAGCGTTCGTTCTTTGTTTTTTCAATAAGTCCGGGGATTGTTTTAGAGCAAAGACCGACATTTAGAACTGTTTCCATCATTCCAGGCATGGAAATACGGGCACCGGAGCGAACAGATACTAACAGAGGATTTTTAGGGTCACTAAATTTTTTGCCCATTGTCTTTTCAACTCTTTGTAATGCCTTTTTAACTTCATCAACGAGGGAAGAGGGGAGTTTTCCTTTATTGGCGTAATATTCAGTACACATTTCTGTTGAAATCGTGAATCCTGCGGGGACAGGAATGCCTAAATTAGCCATTTCAGCAAGATTGGCTCCTTTGCCACCGAGAATTTCTTTCATATCGGCACGGCCTTCTGCCTTGCCTCCACCAAAGAAATAAACAAACTTTTTACTCATAAATTTTTTTCTCCTGTATTATAGGTTTAATTGTTTATATATTTTTTGACCGTAAATTTGTATCTAAAAACTAAAAGCCCCTTCTTTCTAAGGAATTGTTGAACAATGCTACTGATTTTATTTATGTAATCAAAACGAGGATATGATATTATAATACTTCTGATGTAATATTATCAAAAATAATTTATTTTTATAATTTTTTAATCGCTATATTTTCATAGAAGTACAAAGGGAATAGGAAAGAATGTCGGCAAATAATCCCCAAAAAGAGAATATAGGCCTTGTATCTTCTGAAGATAAGGAAGTATGGTATAAAAGTCCAGCATTACGGTTCGTTGTATTTTTTATAATTGTAGTTGTTAGTTTTTTAACAGCATATCGTTATTTAATTCGCACGATATGGAACGACCGTTATCTTTTTACATTAGCCAGAAATACATGTTGGGTATTGAATAAAATAGGGGATAATGCCACATTAGAAGGGCTTCCACAGAATACATCTCCTGAGGAATGTAGAGCATGGTTATCTGCCTGGGCAAGAGGTGCCAATCAACCTGCTCCTGAGGATTATATTAATGTTAGCAAGGAACCTTTAACGCCGTGGGAACAATGGTCTTTTCGTGCTCAAAAGGCGAGGAAACAAGGGGGGCAAACAAAGTTGGGTCCACGTGTTGTATTTGTTTTGAAGGAGGGTTTATTATCTAAAATAACAAGATTGGAAGAGAAAATAAAAGAATTAAATCGCAATTCAACTCTATCGGAACCCGAAAAAGCGAGCCTGTTAGCAAAGTATAATATAGAATTACAAGCGTTAAGAGTACAGTATGCGGAAGCCCAAAAAAATTCCAAAGAAAATCGGCAGGTTAGTGGATATATTTTTCCGTTTATTATTATTTCGGAATGTGGTGCCATAGAGATTATGGCGATATTTTTTGCTGCGGTAATTGCATACCCCACACTTTTTCGGAAGAAGTTATTGGGAATAGTTGTCGGGATACCTTTAATGTATTTTGTTAATATTTTTCGTTTGACTTTTTTAGCAATTGTAGGGGCATTAAACGCAGGGGGAAAATGGTTTGAATTTTTACATTATTATGTCTGGCAGGCTGTATATATTGTTTTTGTGGTAGCCGTATGGCTTGCATGGATTGAGTTTGTTGTCTATGCAGAAGTCAAGGAAGGAATGTCTTTCCGAGACCGTATCATACAGATTTTCCAGAAGAAAACTTTGGTTCCTCTATTTCAGACTTTGCTATTCTGTGTAAAATTTATTCTTGTGGTTGTTCCGCTGGTATGTATCTGGTGGGCATTGATTCCTGTGTATGGGTGGATACTTGTCCAGATATCGGGTTCTATTTTGAGATTTATAATGGGTGTGCCAATCGTGGCGGGTGGAATACGACCTTCTGGTTTTCTGAATACGGCTTCTGTAATTTATTTTGTAATACAGGGGTATGAGTTTGAAAAAACATCGCCTATTGCGTTGTTAATAACAAATCTACCTCCTTTTATTTCGCTGATGTTAATTACGCGTATATCATGGATAAGTCGTTTGAAAAAGATATTATGGGGTGTAAGTATAATCATACTGGGTCATATTCTTTTTATTGTCATAGTGCTTCGTTATCAGGAAGTATTAAAGGCATATAGTGAATTACCAATGGCTGTAATTCAGTTTTACCTTACAATGCCATTTATGTTATGGATAGCCATGGTATTTCGTGAGCGATTTTTAAATCGTCCTTCTAACAATCTCACTCCCAGTAAGAAACAGGCATAAAATCCCTTTGTATTCATCCTATTATAATTAAAGAAAATTGCCTTTTTTGCCGAAATAATAAATGTAACTTTATGTTGGAAAAGGAACCCGACGAAATAAGGAGACTGACAATGAATACAAACTCAATCGCATCAGTCAGCATCGTCGGGGCCGGACTAAGCCAGTTTCGACTGCAGTCCCAATCTGCAGAGGGAGTAGGATTGAAGGAGCAACCTATGCCTTCTACAGACTTGGGGACAGCGACTCTGGAACTTATACTTCGGACTCTGTCGCTTAATGAGTCGGAGGGGCACGACCTCGATGTGCTGGCTTAGCACTCAATCTGTCCTTTTCCGAGGGAGGCAGAACATGGATGTGTATGCCTCCCTTTTTTATTTATGAAACAAGATTATCCTGATTACATTAAATCTGAATATTTTTTTGATATAAGGGATGTATATTTTTAGGGATAATTCATGAATTATTCCTACATTATTTTGAAAAACAATTTATAAATTTAATCCCTTTTGAAATTGGCGTGGTAGATAACTCTTATTTCCAGAATTTATTTTTCATTCTGTATATAATGGCATAGATGAAAATTTTCGCCATCCCATTTTACATAGGTTCTATTTTCTATCCAATCGCCGGAATTGATATACCAACACTGACGGCCATTAATTTGTAATACCGAACATTCCGGTTTATGGCAATGACCCGATATAACTGCATCACACAACGAATTTTTCATTTTTTCTATCGCATAGGATTTTATGGATTCTGCCTCTCGATAATGTCCAGATACATTATTTTTTTGTAATTGGCGACTACCTTTGCTAAGGAATTGTGCCAGCCCCATTGCCCAATCGGGATGAATTAAACGAAAAGCAAAAATTAGAAAAGGATTTCTTGCTAAAGTCTTAAATAACCGGTATCCCCAATCTTTTTTATTAAGTCCATCTCCAT encodes:
- the ppdK gene encoding pyruvate, phosphate dikinase, which translates into the protein MSKKFVYFFGGGKAEGRADMKEILGGKGANLAEMANLGIPVPAGFTISTEMCTEYYANKGKLPSSLVDEVKKALQRVEKTMGKKFSDPKNPLLVSVRSGARISMPGMMETVLNVGLCSKTIPGLIEKTKNERFVYDSYRRLIMMYADVVMEKAAGIEPEKEEMAVRKQMEAAMDELKKQKGVKLDTELTAEDLKELSEKFKQIVKDTLKKEFPDDPHEQLWGAIKAVFQSWNGKRAIAYRRIEKIPDDWGTAVNVQSMVFGNLGETSATGVAFTRNPATGENKFYGEWLVNAQGEDVVAGIRTPYPLNEATKSQENQHLPSLEKLMPKTYKELVGIRNKLEKHFTDMQDIEFTIEEGKLFMLQTRTGKRTGMAAVRIAVDMANEKLIDKKTAIMRVKPSQLDEFLHPMLDPAEEQKAKVIAKGLPAGPGGAVGKIVLTADDAEAWAKKGEKVILVREETSPEDVHGMHAAEAILTARGGMTSHAALVARGWGKCCIVGCGSLHIDLEKKEIHVAGEVLKEGDWISMNGSLGKVYKGALKVIPAQPEKNKWFASIMKWADEIRVLKVRTNAERPDDAAKAVEFGAEGIGLARTEHMFFQPERIIHMREMILAKNQEERRSAVMKLLPFQKEDFIGIFKAMNGRPVTVRLLDPPLHEFVGSLLEDPEELQNLAKVCNVTVEEIKARVEKLHEMNPMLGHRGCRLGITYPEITEMQARAILEAAGTLIKQKMKVLPEIMVPLVGSKRELDNQVEIIHKVAKDVMKEMGVKITYMVGTMIEVPRAALTADKIAETAEFFSFGTNDLTQMGFGFSRDDIGSFLPVYLENKILPSDPFEVLDQEGIGQLIQMAVEKGRATRPDLKCGICGEHGGEPSSVKFCHRVGLNYVSCSPYRVPIARFAAAQAEIETPRNKSAKSAKPAKKGKEKKSSRKK
- a CDS encoding archaeosortase/exosortase family protein; this encodes MSANNPQKENIGLVSSEDKEVWYKSPALRFVVFFIIVVVSFLTAYRYLIRTIWNDRYLFTLARNTCWVLNKIGDNATLEGLPQNTSPEECRAWLSAWARGANQPAPEDYINVSKEPLTPWEQWSFRAQKARKQGGQTKLGPRVVFVLKEGLLSKITRLEEKIKELNRNSTLSEPEKASLLAKYNIELQALRVQYAEAQKNSKENRQVSGYIFPFIIISECGAIEIMAIFFAAVIAYPTLFRKKLLGIVVGIPLMYFVNIFRLTFLAIVGALNAGGKWFEFLHYYVWQAVYIVFVVAVWLAWIEFVVYAEVKEGMSFRDRIIQIFQKKTLVPLFQTLLFCVKFILVVVPLVCIWWALIPVYGWILVQISGSILRFIMGVPIVAGGIRPSGFLNTASVIYFVIQGYEFEKTSPIALLITNLPPFISLMLITRISWISRLKKILWGVSIIILGHILFIVIVLRYQEVLKAYSELPMAVIQFYLTMPFMLWIAMVFRERFLNRPSNNLTPSKKQA
- a CDS encoding UDP-2,3-diacylglucosamine diphosphatase — its product is MNFDIILSDVHLKVGEKYLSHRKQFETFLHSLAENPPRRIICLGDIFDFWFEYKHVVFSEYLEILNAFYELNRKRVDLFFIGGNHDFWAGKNLERIGFHILQSGVIFDFDGCKTMLIHGDGLNKKDWGYRLFKTLARNPFLIFAFRLIHPDWAMGLAQFLSKGSRQLQKNNVSGHYREAESIKSYAIEKMKNSLCDAVISGHCHKPECSVLQINGRQCWYINSGDWIENRTYVKWDGENFHLCHYIQNEK